A genomic segment from Triticum dicoccoides isolate Atlit2015 ecotype Zavitan chromosome 1A, WEW_v2.0, whole genome shotgun sequence encodes:
- the LOC119360702 gene encoding AT-hook motif nuclear-localized protein 23-like, which produces MAWWAGSMGGLDLRNHLAQFGGPAPAGGAAMGGAEQAPTTPNSSGSNNHDDSSGAAQDSPTAGAGDNSPNPNAAISGSGPSGGGSGGGGSSSGRRPRGRPAGSKNKPKPPIIITRESPNTLRSHVLEIASGADIMDAVATFARRRQRGVSVLSGSGVVGNVTLRQPAAPPGSVVTLHGRFEILSLSGAFLPSPCPPGATGLAIYLAGGQGQVVGGTVIGELVASGPVMVVAATFSNATYERLPLADEELGEAVAAATGSDGMQLPDGPAPGGNGGMGAAVGVPGLPDPSSMPFYNLPPNLQMPNGGGQMAHDVFGSFRPPPPAF; this is translated from the coding sequence ATGGCGTGGTGGGCAGGGAGCATGGGCGGCCTGGATCTCCGCAACCACCTGGCGCAGTTCGGCGGCCCAGCCCCTGCCGGCGGCGCTGCCATGGGCGGCGCCGAGCAGGCCCCCACCACACCAAACAGCAGCGGGAGCAACAACCACGACGACTCCTCCGGCGCAGCGCAGGACTCCCCCACCGCCGGCGCCGGCGACAACTCCCCTAACCCCAACGCCGCCATCTCGGGCTCAGGCCCATCCggcggaggcagcggcggcggggggTCGTCGTCGGGGCGGCGGCCGCGGGGCAGGCCCGCGGGGTCCAAGAACAAGCCCAAGCCGCCCATCATCATCACGCGGGAGAGCCCCAACACGCTGCGCTCCCACGTGCTGGAGATCGCCAGCGGCGCCGACATCATGGACGCCGTCGCCACCTTCGCGCGCCGGAGGCAGCGCGGCGTCTCCGTGCTCTCCGGCAGCGGCGTCGTCGGCAACGTCACCCTGCGCCAGCCCGCCGCCCCGCCCGGCTCCGTCGTCACGCTCCACGGCCGCTTCGAGATCCTCTCCCTCTCCGGCGCCTTCCTCCCGTCGCCCTGCCCGCCTGGGGCCACCGGCCTCGCCATCTACCTCGCCGGCGGGCAGGGCCAGGTCGTGGGGGGCACAGTCATCGGGGAGCTCGTCGCGTCCGGGCCCGTCATGGTCGTCGCGGCTACCTTCTCCAACGCCACCTACGAGCGCCTCCCGCTCGCCGATGAAGAGCTTGGCGAGGCGGTCGCGGCGGCCACCGGATCCGACGGCATGCAGCTGCCGGACGGGCCGGCTCCGGGAGGAAACGGCGGGATGGGTGCGGCCGTCGGCGTGCCCGGACTGCCAGACCCGTCGTCGATGCCATTCTACAACCTGCCACCCAACCTGCAGATGCCTAATGGCGGCGGTCAGATGGCGCACGATGTGTTTGGTTCCTTccggccgccaccgccggccttctAG